From the genome of Staphylococcus haemolyticus, one region includes:
- a CDS encoding ABC transporter permease — MRQFFQEYGSQLVSKTIEHFYISIIALLIAIVVAVPLGILLSKTKRIANVVLTIAGVLQTIPTLAVLAIMIPIFGVGKTPAIVALFIYVLLPILNNTVLGVQNIDKNIIQAGTSMGMTKMQLMKDVELPLALPLIISGIRLSSVYVISWATLASYVGAGGLGDLVFNGLNLYQPPMIISAAILVTCLALLVDFILSLIEKWAVPKGLKVSR; from the coding sequence ATGCGCCAATTTTTCCAAGAATATGGAAGCCAACTCGTATCGAAAACGATAGAACACTTTTACATATCAATTATCGCGTTATTAATTGCGATTGTAGTTGCGGTTCCGTTAGGCATTTTATTATCTAAGACGAAACGTATTGCAAATGTAGTGTTAACGATAGCGGGTGTGCTTCAAACAATTCCGACGTTAGCAGTATTAGCCATTATGATTCCAATCTTTGGTGTAGGTAAGACGCCAGCAATTGTCGCATTGTTCATTTATGTATTGTTACCAATTTTAAACAATACAGTTCTGGGAGTACAAAATATTGATAAGAATATCATCCAAGCTGGAACAAGTATGGGTATGACTAAGATGCAGTTAATGAAAGATGTCGAATTGCCATTAGCCTTACCACTTATAATTAGTGGTATACGTTTATCAAGTGTATACGTAATCAGCTGGGCTACATTAGCTAGTTACGTTGGCGCTGGTGGACTCGGTGATTTAGTCTTTAACGGATTAAATTTATATCAGCCACCAATGATTATTAGTGCTGCAATTCTTGTAACGTGTCTGGCTTTACTTGTCGATTTCATACTTTCTTTAATTGAAAAGTGGGCCGTGCCTAAAGGGCTTAAAGTATCTAGATAA